A stretch of the Planctomycetota bacterium genome encodes the following:
- a CDS encoding VCBS repeat-containing protein has product MLAQHTLSIGTTALALTGLAAASATAQTPFELIDASDAAGVTAHPYAAANGYTMGVAAADFDNDGDVDLFVPNSEGNCDLLFANRGDGTFDEIAQAVGVSGCDLPAKPRNRAALWFDYDGDRRLDLIVCGDAFAERTAEIDEAWTQPRLYRQLPDGTFADVSTETGIDAIDMLGDHAAFQPGAMIPIFRRHAGSIAAGDLNNDGFMDVMIGLWQEAGENQPYEIGARLLLNVPGDATGGRRFEDVTIATMAPGVPEPGTDHFGSFWQILMHDFNEDGLLDVYAAIDFDHNHLWLNTGTYEDPARPGVRLLNPFDDVTFAAGATSPIPENDMGATLGDCDNDGLFDVFVAKSDDSAITNDFYVARSADPVQFVERAREAGVSGDFGVGWGATFQDFNRDGWTDLAMTNGFNNCLDLARMMINAADPGVQPAFWDMPAPDLNAENRGSCIVAADLERDGDLDVIHTLMLTGATGCDDSKLQILRNEPLDAADARWLTIRPRQLGANFHAIGTVVRVQVDGAAESLFMSRILTAGTSMAGQEPAEAFFGLGSSVDEADAVTITIEWPGGGTPTVLAGTVGDFADRVVHVGPCSVVDLDDRYGSLNIFDLLAYINLYNAGDMTADLAAPVGTLDFMDVMTAIQLIENGCP; this is encoded by the coding sequence ATGCTCGCCCAGCACACGCTATCTATTGGTACAACAGCACTTGCACTCACGGGGCTCGCCGCTGCGAGCGCCACGGCCCAGACGCCATTCGAACTCATCGATGCCAGCGACGCCGCCGGCGTGACCGCCCACCCGTACGCCGCCGCCAACGGCTACACCATGGGCGTCGCCGCCGCCGATTTCGACAACGACGGCGACGTCGACCTGTTCGTGCCCAACAGCGAGGGCAACTGCGATCTGCTGTTCGCCAACCGCGGCGACGGCACCTTCGACGAGATCGCACAGGCCGTGGGCGTTTCGGGATGCGATCTGCCCGCCAAGCCCCGCAACCGGGCCGCCCTGTGGTTCGATTACGACGGCGACCGCCGCCTGGACCTCATCGTCTGCGGCGACGCCTTCGCCGAGCGCACCGCCGAGATCGACGAGGCGTGGACGCAGCCCAGGCTGTATCGCCAGCTGCCCGACGGCACGTTCGCCGACGTGAGCACCGAGACCGGCATCGACGCCATCGACATGCTCGGCGACCACGCCGCCTTCCAGCCCGGTGCGATGATCCCCATCTTCCGCCGCCACGCCGGCAGCATCGCCGCGGGCGACCTCAACAACGACGGCTTCATGGACGTCATGATCGGGCTCTGGCAGGAGGCCGGCGAGAACCAGCCCTACGAGATCGGCGCCCGGCTGCTGCTCAACGTGCCCGGCGACGCCACCGGCGGCCGCCGCTTCGAGGACGTCACCATCGCCACCATGGCGCCCGGCGTGCCCGAGCCCGGCACCGACCACTTCGGCAGCTTCTGGCAGATTCTGATGCACGACTTCAACGAGGACGGCCTGCTCGACGTCTACGCCGCCATCGACTTCGACCACAACCATCTCTGGCTCAACACCGGCACGTACGAGGACCCCGCCCGCCCCGGCGTCCGGCTGCTCAACCCCTTCGACGACGTGACCTTCGCCGCCGGCGCCACCAGCCCCATCCCCGAGAACGACATGGGCGCCACGCTGGGCGACTGCGACAACGACGGCCTCTTCGATGTCTTCGTTGCCAAGAGCGATGACAGCGCCATCACCAACGACTTCTACGTCGCCCGCTCGGCAGACCCCGTGCAGTTCGTCGAGCGGGCCCGCGAGGCCGGCGTGTCGGGCGACTTCGGCGTGGGCTGGGGCGCCACCTTCCAGGACTTCAATCGCGACGGCTGGACCGACCTGGCCATGACCAACGGCTTCAACAACTGCCTCGATCTGGCCCGCATGATGATCAACGCCGCCGATCCGGGCGTGCAGCCCGCCTTCTGGGACATGCCCGCGCCCGACCTGAACGCTGAGAACCGTGGCTCGTGCATCGTCGCCGCCGACCTGGAGCGAGACGGCGACCTCGACGTCATCCATACGCTGATGCTCACCGGTGCCACCGGCTGCGACGATTCCAAGCTCCAGATTCTCCGCAACGAGCCGCTCGACGCCGCCGACGCACGCTGGCTCACTATCCGCCCGCGGCAGCTCGGCGCCAACTTCCACGCCATCGGCACCGTCGTCCGCGTCCAGGTCGATGGCGCCGCCGAGTCGCTGTTCATGTCCCGCATCCTGACCGCCGGCACCAGCATGGCCGGCCAGGAGCCCGCCGAGGCCTTCTTCGGCCTGGGCTCGAGCGTGGACGAGGCCGACGCGGTGACCATCACCATCGAGTGGCCCGGCGGCGGGACGCCGACCGTCCTGGCGGGCACCGTGGGCGACTTCGCCGATCGCGTCGTCCACGTCGGCCCGTGCTCGGTGGTCGACCTCGACGATCGCTACGGCAGCCTCAACATCTTCGACCTGCTGGCCTACATCAACCTCTACAACGCCGGCGACATGACCGCTGACCTGGCCGCCCCCGTCGGCACCCTCGACTTCATGGACGTGATGACCGCCATCCAACTGATCGAGAACGGCTGCCCGTAG
- a CDS encoding asparaginase domain-containing protein — translation MPASANQADHARRIAVLTTGGTIEKTYDEFTGELANHRSIVRRMLRRLRLADAEVQVRELMSKDSLDLTEADRDSIVQATGEALANRPTGVVILHGTDTLADTGRRLHDELPRPAAPIVLTGAMRPFAMQRSDGLQNLTEALFAAAVLEPGVWCVFHGQALRFPGVAKDRTRGTFVPTGDPPPSPSP, via the coding sequence ATGCCAGCGTCCGCGAACCAAGCCGACCACGCCCGCCGGATCGCCGTCCTCACCACCGGCGGCACGATCGAGAAGACCTACGACGAGTTCACCGGCGAGCTGGCCAACCACCGCTCCATCGTCCGGCGGATGCTCCGCCGCCTGCGTCTGGCCGACGCCGAGGTCCAGGTCCGCGAATTGATGAGCAAGGACAGCCTCGATCTGACCGAGGCCGACCGCGACTCCATCGTGCAAGCCACCGGGGAGGCCCTCGCCAACCGGCCCACGGGCGTGGTCATCCTGCACGGCACCGACACCCTGGCCGACACGGGCCGTCGGCTGCACGACGAGCTCCCGCGGCCCGCCGCCCCCATCGTGCTCACGGGCGCGATGCGGCCCTTCGCGATGCAGCGGAGCGACGGCCTGCAGAACCTCACCGAGGCCCTCTTCGCGGCCGCCGTGCTCGAGCCCGGCGTCTGGTGCGTCTTCCACGGCCAGGCCCTGCGCTTCCCGGGCGTCGCCAAGGACCGCACGCGGGGCACCTTCGTGCCGACGGGCGATCCGCCGCCATCCCCCTCGCCCTAG